The Narcine bancroftii isolate sNarBan1 unplaced genomic scaffold, sNarBan1.hap1 Scaffold_165, whole genome shotgun sequence sequence TCCAACACCCCAATACCCGAACATGcagtccacaaacacacacacaattccacacaactccacacacacatcccaaatcccacacacaaccccaactctttcggggcaaattggtagatgtgcttttatatcagggacgtgttcgataagtgagataattttgtcgagttcttttcatttgacgtcgatgttgtgctttgtacatatgttctgtatatatttgatcgttgatatatttgtatatatttgttcactcttctgtatatattctgtatatattgtaaatattctgtatatactttttcactgtaaataaaacccccacatacatgcacgcacacacacactaccaCACTCACCCAAATGCCAACAGAcactcccactccctcacacacacacacacacacacacactgtccctcacaccccttcttacacacgccaCATGCTCACACATATACCCACCCACAAGCACCCATGCACTTataccccacacacatccactacacaatcttaaaaaatcaaacaaaagatgAGAAACATTAAATCGGACCGACCCGACAGGACGGAGGAACTAAGGTCGTTTGGAATCAGCAGATGCGATAGAATCGGCAATCTCCGTCAGGCCGAGGGACCTTGAAACACCACACAAGTACAAACTAAACTGGATGAGAGGGtccttgcagagaaatggattggagtcaatccacaggaccctcagagcaacagagaggatcactggagtctccctcttccccatcagtgtgatctagcaggatccttgtctgaagaggccatgccaaatcctggagaagccctttgaccctgcccacagcatctctcagctgctcccatcaaggaagagaaaggaggatcagaaccagcatcagCAGGATGAAGAACAGCTTCTGTGCAGGGGTCGGGAGAAGGTTGaagcaccaaaggaactgctcccactcaccatccgagtgcaaacagagagcgcatgtaaaatgttcaatgatgggaatgtatggacatgatACTAAGGGCTGAAAGAGACTTGGAACAGGGTTTTTTGTGGTCGATCATTTATTACGAATAAAGTCTTACACGAAAGGGCAAGAAGCAGCTAAGGTTGTTCTTTCCACACAGATCTACTGTTAGTCCTCTAATTCTATGGGAACTGTCGCAGGGTTGTAGCTCCCAGTTGTTGGGATAGGCTGACACAAAGTGGTAGGTCCAGGTACTAATGAGGATGCCATCAGatggttccccaccccccactctctccccaccaccactgccaacatcagttctttgtattacaaataaagatgagtgaaacacagaagtctgcagacgctgtgattataatTACAAACACACtgacatgctgaaggaactcagctattctttccagcattcaggcctgagcccttcttcaaggaataaacagaataacccagaagcaggaaatctcagaaaggctcAGAATTCTGGTTAGGGGACAAATCcagcccaacaaaaggtgttaattggatgtgatagggaTGAGGTTTTTCATAGCAGGCCGAGCGACCATGTGGTCAGGCGGGCCGAATCGCTGTCCCAGTCAGTTGGTACAAGATGGCAtaggccccccttcccttctcatgaGAAGCATGCATTTGGTGACACATGTTGCCTGGGAGATGTCGCCACATCCTGGTTGCAGCAACTCCgcaacgcactgacatcactcccctagacCAGCGCACCCCAGAGAGGAATGAGGTCGTCCCCTAAAAGCAGCACGAGAGGTTCATATAAAGGCAGTTACTGGTTCACTTCATGCTGTgtggaggtgcttcatttcagtagcaccaccttttgcagtcacgacaagaccatgaacaggctgtcagcaagagaatgggatggggaattgaagcaggtggccactgggagatccccactcttGTGGCGGACATGGAGAAGTTTGTATTTATAGGATAGCTATAAATTCCGATGAAAATACAACCAGTATAGGTTTTACTCACTCACAGGCTTCCAGAGTGGGTGAGAAAATACAAGTCTTTAGGCCAGCAAATCTTCCAGACAGGGTTCAATGATCAATTCTTCCCAACAGGGTCCCAACCTCcaaaaggcagcccattcataTATTGGTTTCCCGCCCAAACACAGCTGATTGAGTCTATTACCTATCAGATGTGAATTGTCAAAAGCTACAGTAAGCGTTCAGTAACCTTAACAACAccttccagtgccagcttgaAATTGTTTCTGCTCAGAGGTTTTGCCCACCATTGTTCACAGACGAAGGTGAATGATGCTTGTCAGTGACACATgggtctctctggaggttgaactGATCCCAGGGCACTGAGTTCTGGAGAAATGACCACACCAAATTTGATGTTGCTGAATGGAGGAAACACTTTCGTATGTCGCATGGCACCTTTCACTTCGTGCTGGAACTCTAagaacctcacctgaagccgCATAGACCAGGCGCAGCAACCATGGAGCCGGGATTTCGATTAGCTGTGGCTCTGCGctggtatgccaccccttgtgagtatcgatccatcagtcccatctttggaataggcatcagcaccgtgtgcatggtggtgcaggtgGTGACGGCCGCCTTGACGAAGTTCCTCGGTAAACGTCTCATGTCCCTGCCCATTGGAACACGTCTCCAGGAGACCAATGACAGCTTGGTgcaaaggggatacccaatgtgtgccggtgccattgatggatcacatattcccattattgcccccagcttgcatgctgcagcctactacaatcgcaaaggttctgcaagcggtggtcgaccacagattctggtgagctaagcctttattggtctttatcacatcacatctcaatgtctatcacttcactgtgctttccattcacgttacagcttctcagatgtgtttgttgGCCGGGCAGTACCCATGATGCCCGAGTGCTTaccaactctcctctgtatagaaaggAAGAGGACCAGGGCGGATACCACTTCCCACCTGACGTGAGTGTTCACCCTACAAAGCTCCATGTGTCAATCTTATGTATGCTTATTGTGTCAACGGTCATGTGTATGAATTAACaacattctccattgttgtgcctgcaggtgtccaaggatgttaatggagtggaggtTCCAGCGCATCTTGTGGGTGATCTGGCATATCCACTATGAAATTGGCTGATGAAGGGATTCACACAGCACCAAGGACTGGATCTGGATCAgcaaagatttaacaaggcccttaattctgcaaggatagtggtggaacatgcatatTGCCGTCTAAATGGCTGCCGGTGGTGCCTGTCCAACCGTCTGGATATCTCTACCACCTTAGTCCCAGGTGTTGTGTTTGCTCGCTGTgtcctgcacaatatatgtgagattaacaaggaagactttCTGTCAGAGTGGAcgttggttgaagcagatggtcctgcacccattagcacagattgtcacaatcagcaggcccatgggcaccaggccatccattctgccattttgtccatcctgtaagggtatgACCCTGCCACCTAGCTCCTAATTTCCACAActtgttcccccctccaccctccccacccaatgcgACAACATGAGCCTActgcctggcatgttatgtgtTCTCGTGAAGTAATGGTTGCATATAAATGagacttgtgtgcttgtcaaaaatgtaataaaaaacattttttgagaaatcttattgcttcataaatatctgagttcgatatagcaatgtaaacatttcacattatgtttaaactagatgtaaaccatggaacggacaaatcacattgcaaatacactccacacttgaacaccgcagaacaaaaacaaaaatggtaaacacaacaaacacctccacccggcaccacagcatttctgtgttgtgcCGATTatacctctcggaggagggttaccaagttcATTTGGCAGGCGCATCCTGCGCATTCAGGTGGCCTTCCGGCAGCCCATATTGCCattatatgcggctttacaagtggggcatttggccacctgaaagtgccttttctaAGAGTTCCTGTAtctggctcattccttgaagaagggctcaggactgaaatgttgggaatatatcttgatctcctatggacactgaaaatccgggctgagctcctccagcttaacGGTGGGTTTTTAAGCACCACATATAGATGCACATCTCAAGACAAGGCCACAAAAATGTGCCACCTGGGAAAATTGCATAACAGGGGCATCTTGTGGTTCCACTTGGCTGCTTCTTACATTATTTGGCCAGGACTTTCTTTGCAAATTTCCCAACACCTATTCTGTGTTTTCTCCAGCCTGTCAATTCAAATACACTTGTTTTCTTACTTCTCCAGTTCTTGGTTtctctgcttcctgacctgctttttccagcagttttgtataACTTATATTCCAGCAGTTGCTGTGGTTGAACTTTTACTGATTTAATGAATTGTTTTCATCAGAATCTAAATGTGCTTGAGTCCACGGTCAGCCATGTaagcattgaaatgggtggccactgggagatccaccctgttgcagcagacagagttgaagtgcattaaatgcacccaatgatttgGTCACTGCAGCCACCAGTTAAAAAATTCAAGAGGTTCTGCAGTCTGTGTGTCAAGAATCCCTCTGTACCTCTGTTTTTAGTGGGaatccttcaaccctgaagttgtgctctctcgtccttgactcctctaacatgggagataattttaccacatctactgtatccagGCTTCTCAACATTCGAAGTGCTTCTTAGGACCCCTACCActcatcattcttctgaacaccaaggagtatagtccaagatccatcaaaccttcctcatatattaatcctttcattccaggaatcattcttgtgaatcttctgcaatgccagcacatcctttcttcaataaggagcccaaaactctctCCGCTACTGCAGGTGCTGCCTTGCCAGTGCCTtcttaagcctcaacatcacatccctgctcttatatcctattctttGCGATATGAATACCAACATTCCAATCAGCTGATTGACCACCAACATGGAAGTTAACCTATGGGGCATCCTGCACGGCGATGCCAAGGTCCATCTCccccagaattttgaatgttcaccctatgcaataataatctgcccttttattccttctcccaaagttcatgaccagacattttcctactttggaattcactggcctcttctttttccattctcctaatctatctgtctctctgcagccttgctGTTTTCTCCCAGCTACCTGCTGCTCTGTAACGGGTGAAGAAAAAGAGATGGCCCCCAGAATTGTTTCCCAGCATTTCTGCACACCTGCAGAAAGCCACATAACACAGCAATTGCCTTCTGGTCGTTCCccctgatagtacagattctaacacCAATGTGTATCTGTCCAGAGTGtactgtaggatgactgtgattggctgagagtgtagccacacctactggcaggtcttaaaggatttctcctagccagaccaggtcattctggactggtcgacccacttatgatatgctccagtcttttagttaataaaagtcttggtttggatcaacaagtgtttggttctttcgacgcactctgcaatgttccccctTCCTGCACCTTTGCTCTCTGAGATGTGTCACCAGCAGTGTCCTTTCCTTCTGTTCCTCAAAATAGatactttattttcatatttcaataTGTGCGCAACTCGGAGTTCACAATAttagccaagagctgttaaaattcccgggaaaacattgcaaattataaaatcttctcaaacaatgaaaaaccatgtacaaaagtgaaaacagtgACTCCTGGTGGGCCAGGTAAAAACTATCGGGAGATACATAAAAAGGTGCCtttttagaatctttttctgctcatgtagagagggttttgaaggttaattggaaactattttcagaggcttggacttgGATGAATTTGTACGGACTGAATGAAGATGATGTTCACTTTgttcctgatgcatttttatatttgaatcaatcaatgagaatattatggttggaggagattttaattgttgtttggatccgttgttgattaaatctcgaaaaattgtgaaaaaaaaacaaaatggcgaaaagaataactgagttgatgggggatttaaatttagtggaaatatgggaACAGAGGAATCCGACCGaaaaggatttttccttttattctgcaCGTCATGATTCggtttcaagaatagttttttttggtatcagcccaTTTGCAGGGTCGAATCAGACAggctgagtataagagtaggattctgtcagatcactcattattgttaatttcacGTAGTATCGCAGAGATGGTGGAAACCTGTtattgttggtgatttaatgaaatgttgttaaaaaaaacctgaaattattacgcttgtaagagatcagattaggtttttttagaaacgaataagggatcagttcaaagtaattttatgttatgggatactttaaaaaagatatttacgAGGTCAAACTATTACTTacacagcaaaagtgaagaaacaatatatagcagaaattcaggacttagagaaagaaattgcaacattagagaagacatttcagaaaaattcaactgaggataataaaatacagttgtccaaattgaagctttgttataatacaattgtgaaaaaataattcaatgatgGAAACAGCTCTACTATGAGTTGAGGGACAGAGCACATACGGTTTTAACTTAGCAATTGGAAACTGAACAAGTGCCTAGAATGCAGTTAGGAGAAATTCAGAGATaacataaaccacaggatattaatgatgaattttgtacattttatcgggactttatctgaagggaattcggatatggagcagattgattgttttttgtcaaatttaaatttacctttattagaggaagaggatattaagactttggatggttcatttactgatttggaacttaaggaggcgttacaatctatgccaagtggaaaatcacctggagaagatggatttacattggaattttagagaaatttttatgatttgttatttccggAATATTCTGATGTACTGAAGCTCGCCactgatacaggtttatttccagaatcgttttcaagggcattaataacactcatcccaaagaaagacagagatccattaaaagttgtgtcatacagactaatattaataaataataatattgaatgtagattacaaaattgtagcaaaggttttagcaaacagattggctaaccTTTTACCGcaattagtacatgtggatcaagcaggatttatcaaggacaggtattcagctgataatattactaaattaattacaataattaatgcttcaagacaacTCAACCAGACAATGATATTAGCGCTAGACGTGGAAACGGCTTTCCacagtgtggagtggaatttttatttaaggtgttagaaaaatataaatttggaccactctttaccagttgggttaaggcattatatactaatactcctgctcgggtggtgacaaatggacagattttgcaGGCATTCAATTTGTTTAGATCCACTAGACAGGGTCGTCCGCTGTcactagccttatttgcattagttatagaaccaagcaattaggcaagaaatgaatattaagggaattacaattggtgggcaagagtataaaattaatctgtttgcagatgatgtgttgatatatttgtctcaacctaagaattctttcgaaccattacaaaatttgttgaaaagatacggggtaatgtcaggctataaagtaaagtgagatattactaatatcagatggagattattcagattgtaaacaacttatgaagtttaaatggtcaaataaaattatttgggcataataatggataaagagtatcaaaatttatacagcttaaattatgtaccattattaaataagattaagtttgatttaaatagatggaaggagtCACTGTTAAcacgggtaaattgtattaaaatgagtatATATCCAcgcattcagtatttgtttcaatctattctgagtGTTATACCGGGAaagttctttcaggaattaaataaagcagattgtttctttctatggaaaggtaagttgtctagagtctctatgcaaaagttgacatggaggtatgtTTTGGGAGGTCAtcaattccacattttcaaaattattatcaagtagcacaattaaagtttatgaatagattgtttgatattgaccaacctccgatgtgggtgaatgtggagatggatcaaatacaagaaagaacaatacattattttatatataaatggaatcctctgcttttgcagtagtatcaactgacagtattgaaacatttgataggagaatggtataaatggaatcagtttataggatcgaaaggtaagatttcagctaagacaccattatatcagaatcagacaatttcattttctatgaataattcttatttgaaagattgggaatcaaaagaagTGATATTATTGGAGGACTGTTTTGAAGTAGATTCACTTCTTTGGTTTAATagacagagagaaatttggaatatcacaaaatactttatttgcttactatcaagtacaagatttattattagaatgctttggtagaaattttagtataacctggtcaaatgaaatttgagagattaattgttgataaggggAAAGAAGGGATTTGTTTCCGAAATGATATGTTATtacaagaaaagatgaaaaaggtagatatatttaaaataaaggataaatgggagaaggatttatgtgTTCCTATTTCTGTGGATGAGTGGTCTTACATGTGTTTGGTTagtgttatgaaattaattaatgtacgatatagtttagttagttataactttctgcatcagttatattgaactcctgaaaaactgacaaaatatggatttagtgggtcagatttgtgtttttgatttggtgatcagacaggtactttttttatACTCAGCGTGGGAATGTTTAAAGTTGAAGCCCTTTTGGTAAAAAGTGATTAAATTTTTGCGAGTTCttttcaaatagatttatatgtggatccatgggtatgattactgggatacatgaatacaattatggcaaatttacgcttggagaaacctcaaattgcatatattcgtttagaattagcagtggctagaaaatgtatagctgcaacttggaaaaatgatgtcgaATTGAGTATTTATAGATGacacaatgaaattcaatcatgtatttacttagagaaaataacgtataatttgcaaaataattattctttttttataaagATGTGAAGTTGGTATTTGGAATGAATGGGTTGAGatgttaagtaaaagccttatacGTGTTGCAAGATGTAAATGGATGTCACACCGTAACAGTCTGTTATGAGACGATGCTATTgagttttttaatataagcttcgTAGGGGTGAGGGTTATAGGGGCTGGGATAGattagaagggggaggagggaggtgggaggtagtagagggtagttttagattaaactttgtattttttcttggttctgtaaaattcttaaataaacttCCAAAAAAACTGCATCGAGATAAATGTCGAGCCAGGCTCATCCATTGAACAGAAGACAACATAACACATCAATTGCCTTCTGGTTTTTCATCCACTCTACTCCAAACCTTACAATTTtgactccatgggtttcctctgggtactgatgtcctctcacatccctcaggtaggtgtaaatggcagcttgatgattgatgtggattgttttatattttaaatacaacatcTATATTGTACATGTAATGGCAATATCATTCAAAGAATTAGACTCCACTACAAAACTGGGAGGAAGGATGTGAACCTGAAAGATTTAGTTATGGTCACTGATTCTTAAATAATTTGGTGAGAGGACACACACATGGATATCGGGATGAACCCAGGCATGAGAGGTTTCAGAAAGGAGTAGAGAGTGTTCTTGATCAATCAAGAAATTTTAGAGATCACCCAGTAAATGTTATGAGAAGGCACATGAGCGCGCGATGCCATAAAATGAGTTACGTTTATATTGCATATTCGGTTaatttttaacttagacatacagcacggtagcagaacATCTCATGCCCtgaagccatgctgcccaatttacaccccattgacctacaccccctgcacattttgaatggatggaggaaaccagagcccctgaggaaaacccacgcagatacagggaagactttcaaactctttatagacagtgcaggacccgaacccaggtccggtcccaaccattggtgctgtaaaggtgttgtgctaatttcCACACCAACCATGTCATCCTTTAGATGCCATCTTATTCAGAATAAAGAGTGTTTACTCTTTCTTTCCTTTAACCATCTTGAACACAATGGCAAACTGTTTCATTAACCTCAAAAACTATTGATCAGAAATAATCTATAGAACACCGTCAAACCcattaactgaaataaattaaatagaaggaaaaaagaaaaaaaattaactgctaaaatgaaaaaaacctaaaaattaggtctaatccaacctctccctctaatcaaagttaccttatgtaatgaagaaaagaagaatagtgtAGAACCACTGGTAGCCCCCAGAGAACAGGCGATGAATGGCCAAACCACACATTTAGTTCCTCCAATTGTAGAAAAATTCTAGGAATGTGCCCCATTATTTCATCAAttggaactttctatctttaatataagATATGATTGTCTCTAAACTTaaaaggacattacatcatgtaatcaCAGTGTATGAGTCGGggaagaatcatctttccatttcaataacattgctcatctggctattaaCGTAGCAAAAGCTCAAAATTTTTTCTGAGCTGCCGACGATGGTTTATCTGGatcacgagaaaaaccaaacagagcaatttaacggacaagttcaaaattgatcttaagaaccattgataaagtttgaaaaatgcctTTCCTGAAATTCTCTAAgtttgggcattcccaaaacagaggaattaaagagacttggaaaattttaaatttctcacatagtgaatcaacatctgcatacaagcgagatagtttcagtttggacatatgtattcctgtaccaccttaaattgtaaaaatcaATGCCTAGCATAAAGTGAAGAGTCATTaatacaattgagaatagaatacCCAGCTACTTctggaaattttatatttaaatctcattcacaactgctcttaatcttggattttaaacccaatacattattataaatacatgctattaatccaccatgaacataaAGCCGTAAATTTACAAAAATAGATGAAGAATATTAGTCTTAGAAATTCACGGAAAATCCAAAATCTtagattgaagaaaatgtctaatttttcaATGTCAAAAAAGAGTGATTACTAAGTTCAAAATTTAGTTGATAATTGTTTGAACGTGGCAAAA is a genomic window containing:
- the LOC138750541 gene encoding uncharacterized protein, yielding MEPGFRLAVALRWYATPCEYRSISPIFGIGISTVCMVVQVVTAALTKFLGKRLMSLPIGTRLQETNDSLVQRGYPMCAGAIDGSHIPIIAPSLHAAAYYNRKGSASGGRPQILVS